Proteins from one Heptranchias perlo isolate sHepPer1 chromosome 42, sHepPer1.hap1, whole genome shotgun sequence genomic window:
- the LOC137306205 gene encoding fish-egg lectin-like, with the protein MQAHIFLLLALSGGSLALECHIIGGHLKQIDAGNGQVFGVDDNGMVYTRFADFWDVVPGTLAHVTVGPAGVWGVDNGHTIYRLVGGFWAIMAGLLKQIDAGGDRIVSGVNVNDDIYCVTQQEAIAAANYDSPNYNNIAGKLKYYSCGPLGCWGSNSNDDIFFRTGVTPSACFGKSWVHVGGKLTMIEVGTDGSVYGVNSGGALYRRVGITDSSPTGTQWIHINIMGRAFKHVTTDLGQLWLITKDGEIIHCQ; encoded by the exons ATGCAAGCTCACATCTTTCTGTTGCTGGCCCTCTCTGGAGGCTCCTTGG CTCTGGAATGCCATATCATTGGGGGGCACCTCAAGCAAATCGACGCCGGGAACGGTCAGGTCTTCGGAGTGGATGACAACGGAATGGTTTACACCAGATTCGCAGATTTCTGGGACGTCGTTCCTGGGACTCTCGCACACGTGACTGTGGGCCCCGCAGGGGTTTGGGGAGTCGATAATGGTCACACCATTTATAGACTGGTGGGCGGATTCTGGGCTATCATGGCTG GCCTGCTCAAACAGATTGATGCTGGCGGAGATCGCATTGTGAGTGGAGTTAACGTGAATGATGACATCTACTGCGTCACACAGCAGGAAGCAATCGCTGCTGCCAACTACGACAGCCCAAATTACAACAATATTGCGGGCAAGCTGAAATACTATTCCTGCGGGCCACTAGGGTGCTGGGGATCCAATTCAAACGATGACATCTTTTTCCGAACTGGTGTGACCCCAAGTGCTTGTTTTGGGAAATCATGGGTGCACGTAGGTGGCAAACTCACAATGATTGAGGTTGGGACAGACGGGAGTGTCTACGGTGTAAACTCTGGCGGCGCCCTCTATCGCAG AGTTGGAATTACCGATAGTTCACCAACAGGGACACAGTGGATCCACATAAACATCATGGGGAGAGCATTCAAGCATGTGACAACCGATCTGGGGCAGCTGTGGCTGATTACCAAAGATGGGGAAATCATTCACTGTCAATAG
- the LOC137306296 gene encoding fish-egg lectin-like encodes MRGCIFLLLLLAAVSWGLICNRIDGRLKQIDAGNGQVFGVGHSGMVVTRRGAHWLRVPGNLAHVTVGPAGVWGVDRAFTVYKLVGGSWAIMAGHLKQIDAGGDQIIAGVSRRNTVFCASKQQAVRAASYLSPAYRRVPGGMKYYSCGPKACWGLNSAGYIYLRDHVSSNFCVGSHWRRIGGRLAMVEVGTDGSVYGINRCGRVYRRVGISTKRPDGTAWRHMNFPGRRFRHLSADLGILWLVEVNGSIIRCQ; translated from the exons ATGCGAGGTTGCATCTttctgttgctgctcctggcagcAGTCTCCTGGG GTCTCATTTGCAACCGTATTGATGGCCGACTGAAGCAAATCGACGCTGGCAATGGCCAGGTCTTTGGGGTGGGTCACAGTGGAATGGTTGTCACCAGACGCGGTGCACACTGGCTTCGAGTCCCTGGAAACCTCGCGCACGTCACTGTGGGTCCTGCTGGAGTTTGGGGAGTTGACCGAGCTTTTACCGTTTACAAATTGGTTGGAGGATCCTGGGCCATAATGGCGG GGCACCTGAAGCAGATTGACGCTGGCGGGGACCAGATTATAGCAGGGGTTAGCAGAAGGAACACTGTCTTTTGTGCCAGCAAGCAGCAGGCAGTCAGAGCAGCCAGTTATCTCAGCCCGGCCTACAGGCGCGTGCCTGGTGGGATGAAATATTACTCTTGCGGACCAAAGGCCTGCTGGGGCTTGAACTCGGCAGGTTACATCTACTTACGGGACCACGTCAGTTCGAATTTCTGCGTCGGGTCGCACTGGCGGCGAATCGGTGGCAGGCTTGCGATGGTCGAGGTTGGGACAGACGGGAGTGTCTACGGCATAAACAGATGTGGCAGGGTCTATCGCAG GGTTGGGATTAGCACAAAAAGACCAGATGGGACAGCCTGGAGACACATGAACTTTCCAGGCCGAAGGTTCAGGCACCTGTCGGCAGATCTCGGCATACTCTGGctggttgaagtcaatggaagcatCATTCGTTGTCAGTGA